Proteins encoded by one window of Geobacter sp. DSM 9736:
- a CDS encoding tetratricopeptide repeat protein → MLDKKDVEVPYLDRKINYLKIFALLEPENSRFPLEIGMTYFDKGMRLSGLQFTTVSLYRAEKYIASAVQLDPDSRDALYNLGEISYILGKYDQAKQLWRRVIETGLDESVAEKLDKRLQRIEQGLLSHVPAVDYLEVVATAFGLHQQGEDEEASALLLDVLEDSVFTAEFPIPEIWYVLGLCYRNMGMPKYAEDYLKEALSLDPDHADARRALEDLNA, encoded by the coding sequence ATGCTCGACAAGAAGGATGTGGAGGTGCCGTACCTTGATCGCAAGATAAATTACCTTAAGATCTTCGCGCTCCTGGAACCTGAGAATTCACGCTTTCCCCTCGAAATCGGCATGACCTACTTTGACAAAGGCATGCGCCTTTCGGGTCTCCAGTTCACGACAGTCTCCCTGTATCGTGCCGAGAAATACATTGCTTCGGCTGTACAACTGGACCCGGATAGCAGAGATGCTCTCTATAATCTTGGAGAGATTTCCTACATCCTCGGGAAATACGATCAGGCGAAGCAGCTCTGGCGCAGGGTGATAGAGACTGGTCTTGATGAGTCAGTTGCGGAAAAACTGGACAAGCGCCTCCAAAGGATCGAGCAGGGGCTGCTTTCTCACGTTCCGGCTGTTGATTACCTGGAAGTAGTTGCGACTGCTTTCGGCCTGCATCAGCAGGGGGAAGATGAGGAGGCTTCGGCTCTTCTCCTGGATGTGCTGGAGGATTCGGTCTTTACAGCTGAGTTTCCGATTCCGGAGATATGGTACGTTCTCGGGCTTTGCTACCGGAACATGGGGATGCCCAAGTACGCCGAGGATTATTTGAAGGAGGCGCTCAGCCTTGATCCCGATCACGCCGATGCGAGACGGGCTCTCGAAGATCTTAACGCATAG
- a CDS encoding ammonium transporter: protein MEALSMETLRSSTDVLFLMLGAVMVFAMHAGFAFLEVGTVRQKNQVNALVKILTDWSVSTIVYFIVGFPLAYGVSFLVPSGTLIASAQGYDLVRFFFLLCFAACIPAIISGGIAERAKFWPQVIAGAIFAGFTYPLFESLIWGQNASLLQGLFKKIGGAEFHDYAGSVVVHSIGGWLALPAVLILGPRMGRYLRGKSHPIPVSNIPFLALGSWILAVGWFGFNVMSAGHIEKISGLVAVNSLLAMIGGVLFALVAGKNDPGFIHNGALAGLIAVCAGSDIMHPLAAFFTGGIASLIFVYGFHIEQEKLKIDDVLGVWPLHGVIGSWGGIAAGIFGLETFGGLGGVSFVSQLLGSLCAVLYALANGFVIYGLLSRTVGIRLDEEQEFSGADLSVHHIGAYPENNVR, encoded by the coding sequence ATGGAAGCTTTGTCGATGGAGACGCTGCGAAGCAGCACGGATGTGCTCTTTCTTATGCTCGGGGCTGTAATGGTCTTCGCAATGCACGCGGGGTTCGCCTTTCTCGAAGTAGGAACGGTGCGCCAGAAAAATCAGGTGAACGCACTTGTAAAGATACTTACCGATTGGTCCGTGTCGACCATCGTCTACTTCATCGTCGGCTTCCCCCTCGCCTACGGGGTCTCTTTCCTTGTACCTTCCGGCACGCTCATAGCCTCGGCACAAGGCTACGACCTCGTTCGCTTTTTCTTTCTTCTATGCTTTGCAGCCTGCATTCCGGCCATAATTTCGGGAGGTATCGCGGAGCGAGCCAAATTCTGGCCACAAGTCATCGCCGGTGCCATCTTCGCCGGGTTCACCTATCCGCTGTTCGAATCGCTGATCTGGGGTCAGAATGCATCCCTGTTGCAGGGGCTATTCAAGAAGATCGGCGGCGCCGAGTTTCACGATTATGCCGGGTCAGTCGTGGTTCATTCTATCGGGGGATGGCTTGCTCTTCCTGCTGTACTGATCCTCGGCCCGCGCATGGGGCGCTACCTGCGTGGTAAATCGCATCCGATTCCGGTCAGCAATATCCCATTTCTTGCACTAGGCTCGTGGATTCTCGCTGTAGGCTGGTTCGGCTTCAATGTCATGAGCGCCGGTCACATCGAGAAGATTTCCGGACTGGTTGCCGTGAACTCCCTTCTTGCCATGATTGGAGGTGTGCTCTTCGCTCTTGTCGCCGGCAAGAACGATCCCGGCTTTATACACAATGGCGCCCTTGCCGGACTTATCGCCGTCTGCGCCGGAAGCGATATCATGCACCCCCTTGCGGCTTTTTTCACTGGGGGCATAGCTTCACTGATCTTTGTCTACGGGTTCCACATCGAACAGGAAAAGCTGAAAATAGATGATGTCCTCGGGGTCTGGCCGCTACACGGAGTTATAGGATCGTGGGGTGGGATCGCTGCCGGCATATTCGGTCTCGAAACGTTCGGGGGCTTGGGTGGTGTAAGCTTCGTGAGCCAGCTGCTGGGAAGCCTTTGCGCAGTCCTTTATGCGCTCGCAAATGGCTTTGTCATATATGGTCTTCTTTCCAGAACGGTCGGAATACGACTGGACGAGGAACAGGAATTCTCCGGAGCGGATTTGAGCGTGCACCACATTGGGGCATATCCTGAGAACAACGTCCGGTAA
- a CDS encoding low specificity L-threonine aldolase, with amino-acid sequence MEKVQVSLRNEFSSDNYSGICPEAWAAMAAANEGYAASYGDDNWTSRACQCIRDLFETDCEVFFVFTGTAANSLALASLCHSYHSIICHETSHVETDECGASEFFSNGTKVLLVPGPDGKVDLESVEHTVKRRSDIHYPKPRALSVTQCTELGTVYSVDELREVGDLAKRLQLHVHMDGSRFANAVAALNVRPRELTWQAGVDVLCFGGAKNGLAVGEAVVFFNRELAKEFDYRCKQAGQLASKMRYLSAPWVGLLESGAWIRNAAHANRCARRLAERLQTVAGIKLMFPCQANSVFIEMSERMLSALRGKGWHFYTFIGSGGARFMCSWETTDADIDQLVLDIQELARQEASPGF; translated from the coding sequence GTGGAGAAGGTGCAGGTGTCTTTACGCAATGAGTTTTCCAGCGACAATTACTCGGGAATATGTCCCGAGGCTTGGGCTGCAATGGCCGCGGCAAACGAAGGTTACGCCGCTTCTTATGGGGATGACAACTGGACTTCACGGGCATGTCAGTGCATACGCGATCTTTTTGAGACCGATTGTGAAGTTTTTTTCGTCTTTACCGGGACGGCAGCAAACTCCCTGGCATTGGCCTCACTATGTCATTCCTATCACAGCATCATTTGCCATGAGACGTCCCACGTGGAAACGGACGAATGCGGAGCGTCCGAGTTTTTTTCAAACGGGACGAAAGTTCTTCTTGTCCCAGGGCCGGACGGAAAGGTGGACCTGGAGTCGGTTGAGCATACGGTGAAACGTCGATCAGATATTCACTACCCGAAACCTAGGGCGCTGAGCGTCACGCAATGTACCGAACTCGGCACGGTCTATTCTGTGGATGAATTGCGGGAGGTCGGCGACCTGGCAAAACGGTTGCAGCTTCATGTGCATATGGATGGTTCGCGGTTTGCCAATGCTGTTGCGGCGCTGAACGTGCGTCCGCGGGAGTTGACCTGGCAGGCGGGTGTTGACGTACTTTGTTTTGGTGGAGCCAAAAACGGGCTGGCGGTGGGGGAGGCGGTTGTTTTTTTCAACAGGGAGCTTGCCAAGGAATTCGACTACCGTTGCAAGCAGGCGGGGCAGCTTGCTTCCAAAATGCGGTATCTTTCGGCTCCTTGGGTGGGCTTGCTTGAATCCGGGGCCTGGATCCGGAATGCAGCCCATGCAAACCGGTGTGCTCGAAGACTTGCGGAGCGGCTTCAGACAGTCGCCGGCATTAAATTGATGTTTCCCTGCCAGGCCAATTCCGTTTTCATCGAGATGTCTGAACGGATGCTTAGCGCGCTGCGCGGGAAAGGGTGGCACTTCTATACGTTCATCGGCTCAGGGGGGGCTCGATTCATGTGCTCCTGGGAAACCACCGATGCTGATATAGATCAGCTGGTCCTGGATATTCAGGAGCTTGCCAGACAGGAAGCTTCTCCCGGTTTCTAA
- a CDS encoding TPM domain-containing protein, translating into MARNFFTVEEQECIRSTTQKAEARTSGEIATMVVPQSDDYREADYLGAILLSGLLSLVISVAVRHVSIWTYVPLVCLGYYPLLLVLRRVPRLKLGFIGRVRIATAVRSGAVRAFFEKGLYRTRDETGILIYISLLERKVWILGDRGINSKIPPDFWQHLAGELASGIRKGNGCDTLCRVITACGLELERHFPLRSDDKNELPDHLII; encoded by the coding sequence ATGGCTAGGAATTTTTTTACAGTCGAAGAGCAGGAGTGTATACGGAGCACGACGCAGAAGGCCGAGGCCAGGACTTCGGGCGAAATTGCGACTATGGTCGTTCCGCAAAGCGATGATTACCGGGAGGCCGATTACCTGGGGGCAATTCTGCTGAGCGGACTTCTTTCCCTGGTCATTTCCGTCGCTGTCCGGCATGTCTCGATTTGGACCTATGTACCCCTTGTCTGCCTAGGGTACTACCCACTGCTCCTTGTGTTGAGGCGAGTGCCGCGCCTGAAGCTAGGCTTCATAGGTCGAGTACGCATTGCAACTGCAGTACGAAGCGGGGCCGTTCGGGCATTTTTTGAAAAAGGACTCTACCGTACCAGGGACGAGACCGGCATCCTCATTTATATCTCTCTTCTTGAACGGAAGGTTTGGATACTCGGAGACCGAGGCATAAACTCGAAGATACCACCCGATTTCTGGCAGCACCTAGCGGGCGAACTTGCATCCGGTATCAGGAAAGGAAATGGGTGCGATACGCTCTGCAGAGTAATTACTGCATGCGGGCTGGAACTGGAGCGCCATTTTCCGCTGCGCAGCGACGACAAGAACGAATTGCCTGACCACTTAATAATCTGA
- a CDS encoding YgcG family protein yields MKRLLILFLLLLLPQWGHPLDVPPLQGHVNDYAGILSPETAQSLERRLAEFEEREGTQIVVLSIPTLGGEVLEEYSIKVAEAWRIGQKKVDNGLIIIIAKEERRVRIEVGRGLEGTMTDLLSGRIIRGEISPRFKAGDFDGGVVAGISAIMAAVKGEYAHSRDLRQGQTSASPVFTLVIFLLVACIFLGAISRLLGGLAGAAGLPFVAGITFPGLSFLLLVLLGVAGFVLGLVLALLFGNGRRGGGFHGPFYGGGFGGGFGGGGGFGGGGFSGGGGGFGGGGASGDW; encoded by the coding sequence ATGAAACGCCTCCTAATCCTTTTTTTGCTGTTGCTTCTTCCCCAGTGGGGACATCCTCTTGATGTACCTCCTTTGCAAGGGCACGTTAACGACTATGCCGGCATCCTTTCTCCGGAGACCGCACAAAGTCTTGAGCGCCGCCTCGCGGAGTTCGAAGAGCGTGAGGGTACTCAGATCGTTGTTCTCTCTATTCCTACGCTGGGAGGAGAAGTTCTTGAGGAGTACTCGATCAAAGTTGCTGAGGCTTGGCGTATTGGACAGAAGAAGGTCGATAACGGCCTTATAATTATAATTGCCAAGGAGGAACGTCGCGTACGGATAGAGGTCGGGAGGGGGCTTGAGGGTACGATGACGGACCTTCTGTCCGGCAGGATCATTCGAGGGGAGATTTCTCCGAGATTCAAAGCAGGTGATTTTGATGGCGGGGTCGTGGCAGGAATTTCCGCTATTATGGCGGCTGTCAAGGGAGAGTATGCGCACTCGCGCGACCTTCGCCAGGGACAGACGAGTGCTTCACCAGTCTTCACGCTTGTCATTTTCCTGCTTGTTGCATGTATTTTTCTAGGAGCTATTTCTCGGCTTCTCGGAGGATTGGCTGGTGCAGCTGGACTGCCTTTCGTAGCCGGTATCACCTTTCCTGGCCTGAGTTTTCTGCTTCTCGTCCTTCTCGGAGTGGCCGGTTTCGTGCTGGGACTTGTACTGGCATTGCTGTTCGGAAACGGGCGGAGAGGAGGTGGCTTTCACGGCCCCTTCTACGGCGGCGGTTTCGGTGGTGGTTTTGGCGGTGGCGGAGGGTTCGGCGGTGGAGGCTTTTCAGGTGGAGGGGGCGGATTTGGAGGCGGCGGTGCCTCCGGTGACTGGTGA
- a CDS encoding LemA family protein: protein MRKMLRLVPILTVLAVLSGCGYNTMQAMEEQVFAAWGDVEAAYQRRADLIPNLVEVVKGYAKHEAETLTAVTEARAKVGSIQASKQLIDNPQAFSQFQAAQGQLSGALSRLMVVVERYPDLKANQNFLDLQNQLEGTENRINVARVRYNKAVQDFNTSIRTFPNSLTNSLLLHLSRKEPFQADEGAKVAPKVKF, encoded by the coding sequence ATGCGCAAAATGCTCAGGCTGGTCCCGATTCTGACAGTTCTGGCGGTCCTTTCGGGCTGCGGCTACAACACAATGCAGGCCATGGAGGAGCAGGTCTTTGCGGCGTGGGGGGATGTGGAGGCGGCCTATCAGCGACGTGCAGATTTGATTCCCAACCTGGTTGAGGTAGTTAAAGGGTATGCGAAACATGAAGCTGAGACACTCACCGCGGTTACTGAAGCCCGTGCAAAGGTGGGATCGATTCAGGCGTCGAAGCAGCTGATCGACAATCCGCAGGCCTTTTCCCAATTTCAGGCTGCTCAAGGTCAACTTTCCGGTGCTCTTTCCCGACTTATGGTAGTGGTTGAGCGTTACCCCGATCTTAAGGCAAACCAGAATTTCCTTGATCTTCAGAACCAGTTGGAGGGGACCGAGAACCGGATCAATGTAGCGAGGGTTCGGTATAACAAGGCGGTCCAGGACTTCAACACCAGCATCAGAACCTTTCCCAACAGCCTTACCAATTCTTTGCTGCTTCATCTGAGTCGGAAGGAGCCGTTCCAGGCGGACGAGGGAGCCAAAGTCGCGCCCAAGGTCAAATTCTGA
- a CDS encoding RNA methyltransferase, with amino-acid sequence MQNQSSVAVVLVEPQSPGNIGMVCRAMKNMGLRELLLVNPCPVQHPDAYRFAVSARDVLDSARIFGSLAEALSDRHISIATTRRHGKYRRDIMSPVEVAARLNAQIDINRAAFVFGREDSGLTTEEVAQCTWQATIPTDDEYGSLNLAQAVLIFSYEFFKARSSKGEKSGRQLAAAGDFESLYSHMEQTLLRIGFLNPQNPDHLMRTFRRILARSEMDSRDVAIFRGMMTQIDWATNEYKGKKR; translated from the coding sequence ATGCAAAACCAAAGTAGCGTGGCGGTGGTTCTAGTAGAGCCGCAGAGCCCCGGAAACATCGGCATGGTATGCCGTGCCATGAAGAACATGGGGCTGCGTGAATTGCTCCTTGTGAACCCTTGTCCTGTTCAGCATCCTGATGCGTACAGGTTTGCCGTCTCTGCTCGGGATGTCCTTGACAGTGCTCGGATTTTTGGAAGCTTGGCCGAGGCGCTATCAGATCGTCATATTTCGATAGCTACCACGCGCCGCCACGGAAAATATCGCAGGGATATCATGTCTCCTGTAGAGGTTGCCGCGCGCCTGAATGCACAAATAGATATTAACCGTGCTGCCTTCGTTTTCGGTCGTGAGGACAGCGGTCTAACAACGGAAGAGGTTGCGCAATGCACATGGCAGGCAACTATACCCACTGATGATGAGTACGGGTCCTTGAATCTCGCACAGGCGGTCCTCATTTTTTCATACGAATTTTTCAAAGCAAGGAGCAGCAAGGGGGAGAAGAGCGGTAGACAACTCGCTGCCGCCGGTGACTTCGAATCGCTGTACAGTCACATGGAGCAGACCCTTCTACGGATCGGCTTTCTCAACCCGCAGAATCCTGACCATCTGATGCGAACGTTCCGTCGGATACTCGCACGCTCGGAAATGGACAGCCGTGATGTAGCCATCTTTCGCGGTATGATGACTCAGATAGACTGGGCCACCAACGAATATAAAGGGAAAAAAAGGTAA
- a CDS encoding DedA family protein, protein MQEFLREYLQAHGYWVLFLWTFLEGEAGLIIAGFLAFQGYLHIAGVILVALSGSFLGDQFYFYVGRWQGTRLLRKFPFIARKFRKAIRLIERYGTFVAFISRYTYGFRIVLPVILGITSFPGRKFAWLNLLSAFSWSVIFSLAGYLFGKSAALFVEDVGKYEHHLLLILITIIGCMWAFHFVHAWWRRRPARRRLKRIKEYRAGNR, encoded by the coding sequence TTGCAGGAGTTCCTACGTGAATACCTCCAGGCACATGGCTATTGGGTCCTCTTTCTCTGGACCTTTCTTGAGGGGGAGGCGGGGCTCATTATTGCCGGGTTCCTCGCCTTTCAGGGTTATCTGCACATTGCCGGAGTCATTCTGGTTGCCCTTAGCGGATCTTTCCTCGGTGATCAGTTTTACTTCTACGTTGGACGGTGGCAAGGGACTCGTCTTCTCAGAAAATTTCCTTTCATAGCCCGGAAGTTTCGTAAAGCCATACGCCTGATAGAACGATACGGCACCTTTGTAGCCTTCATTTCCCGTTACACTTACGGCTTCCGGATTGTCTTACCCGTTATTCTCGGGATTACGAGCTTTCCCGGGAGGAAATTCGCGTGGCTGAACCTGCTCAGCGCCTTTTCCTGGTCTGTCATCTTTTCTCTGGCCGGCTACCTTTTTGGTAAAAGCGCTGCTCTGTTTGTTGAGGATGTCGGTAAATATGAACATCACCTCCTGCTCATTCTGATAACGATCATCGGCTGCATGTGGGCCTTTCATTTTGTTCATGCATGGTGGCGCCGAAGGCCCGCACGTCGGCGACTCAAAAGAATCAAAGAATATCGCGCTGGTAACAGGTAA
- a CDS encoding 2-oxoacid:acceptor oxidoreductase family protein, giving the protein MAGRYELRFSGAGGQGLILAGVILAEAASIYDGIQAVQSQSYGPEARGGASKSEVIISDTAIDYPKVTQCDALLALTQEAADKYSHDLKEGGVLLIDSDLVLREPPGNFKVTKFNITNTAKNEIGREIVTNIVALGAMVALTGVVTKESAEKAVLARVPEAFLELNKKAFQVGFEKALAAKK; this is encoded by the coding sequence ATGGCTGGAAGATATGAACTGAGGTTTTCTGGCGCTGGCGGACAGGGCCTGATCCTGGCCGGCGTCATTCTGGCCGAGGCCGCTTCGATCTATGACGGGATTCAGGCAGTCCAGTCCCAGAGCTACGGCCCGGAGGCCCGCGGTGGTGCATCCAAGTCGGAGGTTATCATCTCCGATACCGCGATCGACTACCCAAAGGTTACCCAGTGTGATGCGCTCCTCGCGCTCACCCAGGAAGCAGCCGACAAGTACTCCCATGATCTCAAGGAAGGGGGCGTGCTTCTCATCGACTCCGACCTGGTTCTCCGTGAGCCGCCCGGGAACTTCAAGGTGACCAAATTCAATATCACCAACACCGCGAAGAATGAAATCGGACGTGAGATCGTTACCAACATCGTTGCTCTCGGCGCGATGGTCGCTCTTACCGGTGTCGTTACCAAGGAAAGTGCCGAGAAAGCTGTTCTTGCCCGCGTTCCTGAGGCGTTTCTGGAATTGAACAAGAAGGCTTTTCAGGTCGGTTTCGAGAAGGCACTGGCTGCTAAGAAGTAA
- a CDS encoding 2-oxoacid:ferredoxin oxidoreductase subunit beta — MAFEYEKYIRPGKLPHIWCPGCGHGIVMKGLIRAMDALQLKKENTAIVSGIGCASRLPGYMDCCTLHTAHGRAAAFATGVKMAKPEMNVFVVGGDGDGTAIGGNHFIHACRRNIDMTYVILNNKIYGMTGGQFSPATPTGAKASTTVYGNPDPTFDIAKLAIGAGATFVARGTAFHANQIDKLIVEAVQHKGMSVVEILDDCPTCYGRRNKFRSVVEMMNELKNVAVPVKAAEKMDPEQLKGKVLTGVLYKEDKPEYCEQYQKVIERAQGAAK; from the coding sequence ATGGCTTTTGAATATGAAAAGTACATCCGTCCCGGCAAGCTGCCGCACATCTGGTGCCCCGGCTGCGGCCACGGAATTGTCATGAAGGGTCTGATCCGCGCAATGGACGCCCTCCAGCTCAAGAAAGAGAACACTGCCATCGTCTCCGGTATCGGGTGTGCTTCCCGGCTCCCCGGCTACATGGACTGCTGCACGCTTCACACTGCCCACGGCCGCGCCGCTGCTTTTGCCACAGGGGTCAAAATGGCAAAGCCGGAAATGAACGTATTCGTTGTCGGCGGTGACGGCGACGGTACCGCCATCGGCGGAAACCACTTCATTCATGCCTGCCGCAGAAACATCGACATGACTTACGTCATCCTCAACAATAAAATCTATGGCATGACCGGTGGCCAGTTCTCTCCCGCCACCCCGACCGGCGCCAAGGCTTCCACCACTGTTTATGGCAACCCTGATCCGACGTTCGATATTGCCAAGCTTGCCATCGGTGCTGGTGCGACTTTCGTTGCTCGCGGTACCGCTTTCCATGCGAATCAGATAGACAAGCTCATAGTTGAAGCCGTACAGCACAAGGGGATGTCCGTAGTCGAAATCCTCGATGACTGCCCGACCTGCTATGGTCGCCGCAACAAGTTCCGTTCGGTTGTCGAGATGATGAACGAGCTGAAGAACGTTGCTGTTCCTGTTAAGGCTGCCGAGAAGATGGACCCTGAGCAGCTCAAGGGGAAGGTTCTTACAGGTGTCCTCTACAAAGAAGACAAACCGGAGTACTGCGAGCAGTATCAGAAGGTCATCGAGCGGGCCCAGGGCGCTGCCAAGTAA
- a CDS encoding 2-oxoacid:acceptor oxidoreductase subunit alpha gives MAKKVAFLQGNEAAAHGALYAGCKFFAGYPITPSTEVAEVMSVELPKIGGKFIQMEDEIGAMSAVIGGALTGAKSLTATSGPGLSLKQEIISYACITEVPCVIVNVMRGGPSTGMPTGPSQSDIMCAKWGSHGDHASITLVPASVQELFEETVRAFNLAEKYRMPVFVMPDEIVGHMRERIVFPEPGELEVIDRTAPSVPPEQYKPYDTKFGDVPPLAAFGSGYKFHVTGLNKMEDGFPTTKASIVQAEEERQIRKVEANKADIMKWEEYQVDDADVVIVAFGSTSRSARYAVDQARKEGLKAGLFRLITFWPFPEERLLEISKKVKAFITPEMSLGMCNGVVKGCIEGNAPVHGIYHVDGEPVNPNEILAKIKEVK, from the coding sequence GTGGCAAAGAAAGTTGCATTTCTTCAGGGTAACGAAGCCGCTGCCCATGGCGCTTTGTACGCCGGCTGCAAGTTTTTCGCAGGTTACCCTATCACACCTTCCACCGAAGTGGCAGAAGTGATGTCGGTTGAGCTGCCGAAGATCGGTGGCAAGTTCATTCAGATGGAAGACGAAATCGGCGCCATGTCCGCCGTTATCGGTGGTGCGCTCACAGGTGCGAAGTCGCTTACTGCTACTTCCGGCCCGGGACTTTCCCTCAAGCAGGAGATCATCAGCTACGCCTGCATTACCGAGGTCCCCTGCGTCATCGTCAACGTCATGCGCGGTGGCCCCTCCACCGGTATGCCGACCGGCCCCTCCCAGTCCGACATCATGTGCGCCAAATGGGGCTCCCACGGTGATCACGCGAGCATCACCCTCGTTCCGGCATCCGTCCAGGAGCTCTTCGAGGAGACCGTCCGCGCCTTCAACCTTGCCGAAAAATACCGCATGCCGGTATTTGTGATGCCCGACGAGATCGTCGGCCACATGCGGGAGCGGATCGTTTTCCCTGAGCCGGGCGAGCTCGAAGTCATTGACCGCACTGCTCCCTCGGTTCCGCCCGAACAGTACAAGCCGTACGATACAAAATTCGGGGATGTTCCTCCCCTTGCCGCTTTTGGTTCCGGCTACAAGTTTCATGTCACCGGCCTCAACAAGATGGAAGACGGCTTCCCGACCACTAAGGCGTCGATCGTCCAGGCCGAGGAAGAGCGTCAGATCCGCAAGGTAGAAGCAAACAAGGCCGACATCATGAAGTGGGAAGAGTACCAGGTTGATGATGCCGACGTCGTCATCGTTGCCTTCGGTTCCACCTCCCGTTCCGCCCGCTATGCCGTCGACCAGGCCCGCAAGGAAGGGCTCAAGGCAGGCCTCTTCCGTCTCATCACCTTCTGGCCGTTCCCCGAGGAGCGTTTGCTCGAGATCTCCAAGAAAGTCAAGGCATTCATTACTCCCGAGATGAGCCTCGGCATGTGTAATGGCGTTGTCAAGGGATGCATTGAAGGGAATGCACCGGTCCACGGCATCTACCACGTTGACGGTGAGCCGGTGAATCCGAATGAGATTCTTGCCAAGATCAAGGAGGTCAAGTAA
- a CDS encoding 4Fe-4S binding protein: MEKKLPTIEIIEKYCKGCHICVEFCPTKVLEMQGFVAAVKNLEACIKCMQCELRCPDFAIKVTP; encoded by the coding sequence ATGGAAAAGAAGCTTCCGACAATCGAGATCATCGAGAAGTACTGCAAAGGATGCCACATCTGCGTCGAGTTCTGCCCAACCAAGGTTTTGGAAATGCAGGGGTTCGTCGCGGCTGTAAAAAATCTCGAGGCATGCATCAAATGCATGCAGTGCGAGCTGAGATGTCCTGACTTTGCAATCAAGGTTACACCTTAA